In Trifolium pratense cultivar HEN17-A07 linkage group LG7, ARS_RC_1.1, whole genome shotgun sequence, a genomic segment contains:
- the LOC123893817 gene encoding uncharacterized protein LOC123893817 isoform X3, which yields MQCSYDTKGNSVPTILMLMQDRLYSQGELKGTPSKEVDSAKESSKPEWPSVLSKRSGQTSIFHHKKPTSSVDAEIVGGSTLSSQAMLKQEVSTASSKAAALKKGDRVKFVGNFPPAVSSLQNYSSRLFLSCFG from the exons ATGCAGTGTTCTTATGATACAAAAGGAAACAGTGTCCCAACTATTCTCATGCTAATGCAGGACCGTTTATATTCACAGGGAGAACTAAAG GGAACACCATCAAAGGAAGTTGATTCTGCCAAAGAAAGTTCAAAGCCTGAATGGCCATCTGTTTTGTCTAAGAGAAGTGGCCAGACTTCTATATTTCATCATAAGAAACCCACTTCTAGTGTTGATGCTGAAATTGTTGGTGGTTCTACCTTAAGTTCGCAGGCTATGCTGAAACAAGAGGTTTCTACTGCATCATCAAAAGCCGCTGCTCTTAAAAAAG GTGATCGAGTAAAATTTGTCGGTAACTTTCCACCTGCTGTCTCATCACTACAAAATTATTCTTCAAG GTTATTTCTGTCCTGCTTTGGCTAA
- the LOC123893817 gene encoding uncharacterized protein LOC123893817 isoform X2 — MQCSYDTKGNSVPTILMLMQDRLYSQGELKGTPSKEVDSAKESSKPEWPSVLSKRSGQTSIFHHKKPTSSVDAEIVGGSTLSSQAMLKQEVSTASSKAAALKKGDRVKFVGNFPPAVSSLQNYSSRADSSMREPLICLTCERLNFNRWMS, encoded by the exons ATGCAGTGTTCTTATGATACAAAAGGAAACAGTGTCCCAACTATTCTCATGCTAATGCAGGACCGTTTATATTCACAGGGAGAACTAAAG GGAACACCATCAAAGGAAGTTGATTCTGCCAAAGAAAGTTCAAAGCCTGAATGGCCATCTGTTTTGTCTAAGAGAAGTGGCCAGACTTCTATATTTCATCATAAGAAACCCACTTCTAGTGTTGATGCTGAAATTGTTGGTGGTTCTACCTTAAGTTCGCAGGCTATGCTGAAACAAGAGGTTTCTACTGCATCATCAAAAGCCGCTGCTCTTAAAAAAG GTGATCGAGTAAAATTTGTCGGTAACTTTCCACCTGCTGTCTCATCACTACAAAATTATTCTTCAAG GGCGGATTCTAGCATGAGAGAGCCACTTATATGTCTCACTTGTGAGAGACTGAATTTCAACCGCTGGATGAGTTAA